AGCTGGGTCAGATGGTCGGGGCGGACGCGGATTCCGGGCAGCCAGAGGAGCTGCCCGTGATGTGTGACCTGGATCCAGATGCTGGTGTGCTTGTGGTTCTCGTCGGTGACGGTGACGCCGTTGGCGATGGTGCAGCGAGCTTGGAGGAGGTCGCGGTGCCAGACGCGGCCGGCGGAGTTGGTCGTCGTGTAGGGGCGGTAGGGGTTGTAGGCCAGGGACAGGGCGCACGTGTGCGTGCGGGGCTCCTGGCATGCCTTCTCGACGTTGTGGACGATGACGCCGGCGCTGCCGCTTGAGCTTGCGCCGGCCGCGGCGCCCTGGGCGGGCGTGGCGCCGGGACCGTTCCGCGTGGGGAGCAGAAACAGCAGGGCTGCCACGAGCGCGCCCGTGGCGACAGCGGTGAGGGCCGCTGTGACGACCCGACGCCGGGGCCACGGTCCGCGCAGCCGACGCCAGATGGCGAAGCGGGGGAGGGGCGAGGGGCCGGCGGCTTCGACGCTGCCGGTGGCGGCTGACGTCTCCTGGCCGGTGGGGTTGGCTGCTTCCCACAGGGCCCGGTACTCGGAAGGGTCTGCGCCCAACGCCCGGCACAGGTCCCGCACCACGGGCCAGGTCGGCACCGTTTCGCCGCGGAAGTAGCGGGAGAGGGAGGAGTCGCTGATCCGGACCTCAGCCTCCAGGCTGCGCAGTGGGCGCCCGGATTGCTGCTGCAGGCCGCGCAGGGCGTCTCCCAGCTTCCGTGCCGGTGCGCGGGACTCCGATGGTCGGCCGGTCATCGATCAAAGCCTTTCCGCCAGGGGTCAGCGGTGTCCCGCCGGCTGTCCCA
This is a stretch of genomic DNA from Streptomyces hawaiiensis. It encodes these proteins:
- a CDS encoding helix-turn-helix domain-containing protein, which codes for MTGRPSESRAPARKLGDALRGLQQQSGRPLRSLEAEVRISDSSLSRYFRGETVPTWPVVRDLCRALGADPSEYRALWEAANPTGQETSAATGSVEAAGPSPLPRFAIWRRLRGPWPRRRVVTAALTAVATGALVAALLFLLPTRNGPGATPAQGAAAGASSSGSAGVIVHNVEKACQEPRTHTCALSLAYNPYRPYTTTNSAGRVWHRDLLQARCTIANGVTVTDENHKHTSIWIQVTHHGQLLWLPGIRVRPDHLTQLTTVLPTCVP